In the genome of Methanoculleus sp. SDB, one region contains:
- a CDS encoding septum site-determining protein MinD: MVRAYTIASGKGGTGKTTTTVNLGTMLAYYGKETYILDADVGMANLGLVLGLENVPVTLHEVLAGKAQVSEAIYEGPYGVKVVPSGISLKGFQNANPDRLRDVMRELVGRCEFLLIDAPAGISRDGVIPLAIADEVILVVNPELSSIVDALKTKILTELVGGHVSGAILNRATMENSEVSREKMEKVLGVKVIGVIPEDANVRRSSAHKTPIVVKFPDSEASKGFKRIAANLAGEQYADSGSADTSA; the protein is encoded by the coding sequence ATGGTCAGGGCTTATACGATCGCATCAGGCAAAGGTGGTACGGGGAAGACGACAACGACCGTCAATCTGGGCACAATGCTGGCATATTACGGAAAAGAAACCTATATCCTGGATGCCGATGTCGGGATGGCCAATCTCGGGCTTGTGCTTGGGCTTGAAAATGTTCCTGTCACTCTTCACGAAGTGCTTGCCGGGAAAGCCCAGGTTTCAGAAGCAATTTATGAAGGGCCGTACGGTGTGAAGGTTGTGCCGAGTGGAATATCGCTGAAAGGTTTTCAGAACGCCAATCCCGACCGTCTCCGCGATGTAATGCGCGAACTCGTCGGCAGGTGTGAATTTCTGCTGATCGATGCTCCGGCGGGGATCAGTCGCGACGGTGTTATTCCCCTTGCAATTGCGGATGAAGTTATTCTTGTCGTCAATCCCGAACTCTCATCCATTGTCGATGCGCTGAAGACAAAGATACTTACCGAACTCGTGGGCGGCCATGTATCGGGTGCGATCCTCAACCGTGCGACGATGGAGAACAGCGAGGTGAGCAGGGAGAAGATGGAGAAGGTGCTCGGGGTGAAAGTCATCGGGGTGATTCCCGAGGACGCAAATGTACGCCGCTCCTCTGCACATAAAACTCCAATTGTGGTGAAATTTCCCGACTCTGAAGCATCAAAAGGATTCAAACGCATTGCTGCGAATCTTGCGGGAGAACAATATGCCGACAGTGGTTCTGCAGATACATCAGCT